Proteins found in one Acaryochloris thomasi RCC1774 genomic segment:
- a CDS encoding DUF421 domain-containing protein — MINWQWITTTAMAAQMVVLTAIATYLSLLVLTRIAGLRSFAKMSSFDFAITVAIGSLLASILLTKDPPLLQGITALSTLFLLQYLVSWGRRHSPLLLHLVDNQPVLLMAGSKVIERHLDQVRLSDADLKSKLRQAGIVSTEQVLAVVMETTGDVSIFEKGGHTLDLDMFDNVRGKQYLVNSGYASQGNSSSR, encoded by the coding sequence ATGATTAACTGGCAGTGGATTACAACGACCGCAATGGCGGCTCAGATGGTGGTACTGACTGCGATCGCAACGTACCTTAGCCTGCTAGTATTGACGCGGATCGCTGGCCTCAGAAGCTTTGCCAAGATGTCGAGCTTTGACTTTGCGATCACCGTTGCGATTGGTTCACTGCTGGCCTCCATTTTGCTCACCAAAGATCCGCCTCTGCTGCAGGGCATTACGGCTCTCAGTACCTTGTTTTTACTTCAGTACCTAGTCTCGTGGGGACGGCGACACAGCCCACTGCTGCTCCACTTGGTCGACAATCAGCCGGTTCTCTTGATGGCTGGCTCAAAAGTTATCGAAAGACACCTCGATCAGGTCCGCCTGAGTGATGCAGATCTAAAGTCAAAGCTACGTCAGGCGGGGATTGTCAGCACTGAGCAAGTTTTAGCAGTTGTAATGGAAACTACGGGCGACGTCTCCATTTTTGAGAAGGGTGGGCATACACTGGACTTAGATATGTTCGACAATGTCAGAGGCAAGCAGTATTTAGTTAACTCGGGCTACGCTTCACAGGGCAATAGTTCGTCACGCTAG
- a CDS encoding CsbD family protein — MGLEDRAKATAKNVEGKAQEALGNVTGDKGDQAAGKAKQTEASARHAGEDVKDGVKDAID; from the coding sequence ATGGGTCTTGAAGATCGCGCCAAAGCTACAGCCAAAAATGTTGAGGGCAAAGCACAGGAAGCTCTCGGCAATGTAACCGGTGACAAAGGAGACCAAGCGGCAGGTAAAGCAAAGCAAACTGAAGCTTCCGCTCGCCACGCCGGAGAAGATGTCAAGGATGGCGTCAAAGACGCAATTGACTAG
- a CDS encoding GlsB/YeaQ/YmgE family stress response membrane protein — translation MNIIAWVVLGLIAGAIGKAIYPGRQGGGILATMLLGIVGAFIGGSLVTFIQTGSIGLVGASLSIPGVIVAVLGAIIAIFLWGLVTRRTA, via the coding sequence ATGAATATTATTGCTTGGGTCGTTTTAGGGTTAATCGCCGGTGCCATCGGTAAAGCTATCTATCCAGGACGCCAGGGCGGAGGCATCCTCGCAACGATGCTGCTCGGAATCGTAGGTGCGTTCATCGGAGGGAGCCTCGTCACCTTCATTCAGACCGGCAGCATAGGCTTAGTCGGTGCATCTCTCAGTATTCCGGGCGTGATTGTTGCCGTGCTTGGTGCCATCATCGCCATCTTCCTCTGGGGCCTCGTAACTCGCCGTACTGCTTAA
- a CDS encoding DUF1269 domain-containing protein: MNKEEHQRAIGVFARRLDTEQALHELKEYRFPMDKVSVIAKDDGLNDRLAETDVTVTEHTGNKADEGAATGAAAGGAAGTLTGLLVGLGTLAIPGVGPIMLAGATATALATTVAGGAIGAAAGGLTGALIGLGIPEEQAKVYDDYVQKGYYLVTVDGTEQDIRRAEAILTRRGIQGWGVYQLANKPSVSH, encoded by the coding sequence ATGAACAAGGAAGAACACCAGCGGGCCATCGGTGTGTTTGCCCGACGACTAGACACAGAGCAGGCACTGCACGAACTTAAGGAATATCGGTTCCCGATGGACAAAGTCTCGGTCATTGCTAAAGATGATGGACTCAATGATCGTCTGGCAGAGACCGATGTGACCGTGACTGAGCATACCGGCAACAAAGCAGATGAAGGTGCTGCCACAGGTGCGGCGGCCGGAGGCGCTGCTGGAACCTTGACAGGCCTACTCGTTGGCCTAGGAACATTAGCCATTCCTGGCGTGGGGCCGATTATGTTGGCTGGGGCCACTGCAACGGCGCTAGCAACCACGGTGGCGGGTGGTGCAATCGGTGCTGCTGCTGGTGGGCTAACGGGCGCTCTAATTGGGCTGGGCATTCCTGAAGAGCAGGCCAAAGTTTACGACGACTACGTACAGAAAGGCTATTACCTAGTCACGGTGGACGGTACCGAGCAAGACATTCGACGGGCTGAAGCTATTTTGACGCGACGGGGGATTCAAGGCTGGGGCGTTTACCAGCTTGCTAACAAGCCGAGTGTTTCGCACTAG
- a CDS encoding DUF1269 domain-containing protein has protein sequence MNSETRAAAQQRAVGILAKRSDTEQALQSLKDQGFPMEQVSVIAQDEKLKEGLNQVDPEIDVQPQVTSGSEKGAVAGGTVGAISGLLVGLGAIAIPGLGPVMLAGATATALATTLASGVVGATTGGLVGALIGLGVPEKEAATYNDYVAKGYYILLVEGTASEVQKAKDILSQRGIEEWQVFFALGASNVVE, from the coding sequence ATGAACTCAGAAACCCGTGCAGCAGCGCAGCAGCGCGCAGTCGGCATCTTAGCAAAGCGTTCAGATACAGAGCAGGCACTTCAAAGCCTGAAAGACCAGGGCTTCCCGATGGAGCAGGTGTCTGTAATTGCGCAGGATGAAAAGCTAAAAGAGGGACTAAACCAAGTCGATCCAGAGATAGATGTGCAGCCTCAAGTAACCAGTGGTTCCGAAAAAGGAGCCGTTGCTGGCGGTACCGTGGGCGCAATATCAGGGTTGCTGGTGGGCTTAGGTGCGATCGCAATTCCCGGACTCGGCCCCGTCATGTTAGCGGGTGCCACAGCCACTGCACTGGCCACCACGCTGGCATCGGGCGTTGTGGGAGCAACAACAGGAGGATTAGTGGGGGCTTTGATTGGCCTCGGTGTTCCTGAAAAGGAGGCTGCGACTTACAACGACTATGTCGCTAAGGGTTATTACATTCTTTTGGTTGAAGGAACAGCATCGGAGGTCCAGAAAGCCAAAGATATCCTGAGCCAGAGAGGAATCGAAGAGTGGCAGGTCTTCTTTGCCCTAGGGGCTTCCAATGTGGTCGAATGA
- a CDS encoding FAD-dependent oxidoreductase, translating into MPQISGKTTPFWIDSTTESNFQPLTQNLTVDVAVIGGGIAGVTAAFLLKRAGKTVALIEAEQIASKASGRTTAKVTSLHQLIYASLVKKIGEEKARLYAGSNQAALEQIATLVEQEQIDCDFSRQSAYTFTESADDLDKVRAEVEAAALLGLPASFVEETSLPFPVVGAVKFENQAQFHVRKYLLHLAQQINGDGSRVFESTRVKTVEAGEPCDVITEQGTVKALDVIVTTNLPILDQGLFFAKTFPKRSYIVAAKIDPSQAPDGMFIGFGDHYRSIRTTPYKDGLLLLIGGEGHKVGSETHTEERYLALEKYGRERFGIETFDYRWSGQDIKSFDDLPYVGTLTPFDKHVYVATGFSLWGMTNGTMSGMLLCDRILGKDNPWADLYDATRATPFVTETSIKENLDVGVHWVGDRLKGLDSFSFDSIGKDEGKLVTIDGTKVAAYRDSQGEIHAVSATCPHLGCIVDWNSAEKSWDCPCHGGRFSCDGQILNGPPVKNLDVLK; encoded by the coding sequence ATGCCTCAAATTTCCGGTAAAACGACCCCATTTTGGATTGATTCCACCACTGAATCAAATTTTCAGCCCCTGACTCAAAACCTGACTGTAGACGTTGCGGTCATCGGCGGCGGCATCGCCGGTGTCACGGCAGCTTTCTTGCTGAAGCGAGCCGGTAAAACCGTCGCGCTCATTGAAGCAGAACAGATTGCCAGCAAAGCCAGCGGTCGAACCACGGCGAAAGTAACCTCGCTCCATCAGCTAATCTACGCCAGCTTGGTTAAGAAGATAGGGGAAGAGAAAGCCCGTCTCTACGCAGGCTCCAATCAGGCAGCATTAGAACAGATTGCGACTCTAGTAGAGCAGGAGCAAATTGACTGCGACTTCAGCCGCCAGAGCGCCTACACGTTTACAGAATCAGCAGATGACCTAGACAAGGTGAGAGCAGAGGTAGAGGCAGCGGCACTTTTGGGTTTACCAGCATCCTTTGTCGAAGAGACCTCCCTGCCGTTTCCAGTAGTGGGCGCGGTCAAGTTTGAGAATCAGGCCCAGTTTCACGTTCGTAAATATTTGCTGCACCTAGCCCAGCAAATCAACGGGGACGGCAGCCGCGTGTTCGAGTCCACTCGCGTCAAAACAGTGGAGGCCGGTGAACCCTGCGATGTGATTACCGAGCAGGGCACCGTTAAGGCTCTTGACGTGATTGTGACGACGAATTTGCCCATCCTTGATCAGGGGCTGTTTTTCGCAAAGACCTTTCCGAAGCGCTCCTACATCGTGGCGGCTAAGATTGATCCGTCTCAAGCACCAGACGGGATGTTCATTGGTTTTGGCGATCATTATCGCTCTATCAGAACGACGCCATACAAAGATGGCTTACTGTTGCTAATCGGTGGTGAAGGGCATAAGGTTGGCAGCGAAACCCATACCGAAGAGCGGTATTTGGCTCTCGAAAAGTATGGCCGTGAGCGGTTCGGCATTGAAACTTTTGACTATCGCTGGTCAGGTCAAGATATCAAATCCTTCGATGATCTACCCTATGTTGGCACGCTAACCCCCTTTGATAAGCATGTTTACGTTGCCACAGGCTTCAGTCTTTGGGGAATGACCAATGGCACAATGTCTGGGATGCTGCTTTGCGATCGCATCTTGGGCAAAGACAACCCCTGGGCCGATCTCTATGACGCCACTCGCGCCACCCCCTTTGTGACGGAAACTTCGATCAAAGAAAACCTAGATGTGGGTGTACATTGGGTGGGTGATCGTCTTAAGGGCTTAGATAGCTTTTCCTTTGATTCAATAGGCAAAGACGAGGGCAAACTCGTCACCATCGACGGTACTAAAGTTGCAGCCTATCGAGATTCGCAAGGTGAGATTCACGCTGTGTCTGCGACCTGTCCCCATCTTGGCTGCATTGTTGACTGGAATAGTGCGGAAAAGAGCTGGGATTGCCCCTGTCACGGCGGTCGATTTTCCTGCGACGGCCAGATCCTCAATGGCCCTCCAGTCAAAAATTTAGACGTATTAAAGTAG
- a CDS encoding BON domain-containing protein, producing the protein MKKLAIALLGTALALGATACQEKRTSADAPDGDENPPALSAEQQEEASEDATSAIRREQLDADIRAREQRNNAFNDGDAEGRTDIDIASEVRSKLEANLPESALTIEAEDGLVTVQGTVVTQDQYDEIEVLAKEIKGVQSVIVDAAVTSAQS; encoded by the coding sequence ATGAAGAAACTTGCGATCGCACTTCTCGGGACAGCATTAGCCCTAGGAGCAACCGCCTGCCAAGAGAAGCGGACTAGCGCAGATGCACCGGACGGTGACGAGAATCCTCCAGCCTTGAGTGCTGAGCAGCAGGAAGAGGCCAGCGAAGATGCCACCAGCGCTATTCGCCGTGAGCAGCTTGATGCAGACATTCGAGCGCGGGAACAGCGGAACAATGCCTTTAACGATGGCGATGCCGAGGGTCGGACCGACATTGATATTGCTAGTGAAGTTCGCAGCAAACTAGAGGCCAATCTTCCTGAGAGCGCCCTGACCATCGAGGCAGAGGATGGCCTCGTAACTGTTCAGGGAACCGTTGTCACACAGGACCAATATGACGAAATTGAGGTGTTAGCGAAAGAAATTAAAGGCGTCCAGTCCGTCATCGTAGATGCCGCTGTTACTTCCGCTCAATCCTAG
- a CDS encoding SDR family oxidoreductase, protein MQRLQDQVALVTGGSSGIGSGVAVCLAQAGAKVVVNYSSSADGAEAVVDEIKGNGGDAIAIQADVSQEDQVLNLFAKTDEAFGTLDILVNNAGLQKDQPLTEMTLEAWNKVLSVNLTGQFLCAREAAKAFIRRGVVPEKSCSAGKIICMSSVHEVIPWAGHCNYAASKGGVMLLMKSMAQELAPHKIRVNSIGPGAIKTPINKDAWETPEAKEKLLNLIPYNRIGEPNDVGKAAVWLASDDSEYIHGITLFIDGGMTLYPGFATGG, encoded by the coding sequence ATGCAGCGTTTGCAAGATCAGGTTGCCCTTGTCACCGGCGGAAGTTCTGGGATTGGATCAGGCGTGGCGGTTTGCTTAGCTCAGGCCGGCGCAAAAGTTGTGGTCAACTATTCCAGTAGTGCTGATGGCGCTGAAGCTGTGGTTGATGAGATTAAGGGAAATGGGGGAGATGCGATCGCAATTCAAGCCGACGTCAGCCAAGAAGATCAGGTCTTGAATCTCTTTGCCAAAACCGACGAAGCCTTTGGCACCCTCGATATCCTCGTCAACAATGCAGGTTTACAAAAGGATCAGCCCCTTACCGAAATGACGCTAGAGGCCTGGAATAAGGTGCTCAGCGTCAACCTCACCGGACAGTTCCTTTGCGCCCGGGAAGCAGCGAAAGCGTTCATTCGGCGCGGTGTTGTTCCAGAGAAATCTTGTTCGGCGGGCAAAATCATCTGCATGAGTTCAGTCCACGAGGTGATTCCCTGGGCGGGACACTGTAACTATGCAGCCTCTAAAGGTGGCGTCATGCTGCTGATGAAAAGCATGGCCCAAGAGCTAGCACCCCACAAAATACGAGTCAACAGCATCGGTCCAGGCGCGATCAAGACACCGATCAATAAAGATGCTTGGGAGACACCAGAAGCGAAGGAAAAGCTACTCAATTTAATTCCCTATAATCGCATCGGTGAGCCTAATGATGTGGGTAAAGCTGCCGTTTGGCTGGCATCAGACGATTCAGAATACATCCATGGCATTACGCTGTTTATTGACGGTGGGATGACGCTCTATCCAGGCTTTGCGACGGGGGGATAA